The Chryseobacterium indologenes genomic sequence AAACACAACTCCTTTAAAATACGGAGCTTCTACTTCTTCTTCTTCTACAGGATACACTTTGGATAACCTTACGACGTTATTTAATTCTAAAGGAAATACCATCCTTGCGTATACAGCTGACGTAAAACTGGCGGGTGCATGGGCTCCTGCAGGAACAACTCCAAACTTCTCTCCTGCATCCGGTTCACCACTATTGACAGGAGGAACATTTACTCATGCTAAGTTGACTTCTTGGTTCAAACCGGTAACATACAGAGGGGCTGTAGCTGATGCTAGTGATACCTGGTATGCAGGTTGGACAAACTACAACCTATAAAATATAGTAGTTAGATTAATTTTATAAAGAGCTTTCGGAAGTATTTTTCGAAGGCTTTTTTTGTATAATTACGTTAAATAACAGATTTCAGGAATATTTTACATTAAGAGATGTTAATATTAGAAGACATCAATATCCAATGTTAACGATATAAGTTCTCGTTAATTTCTATTGCTTTATTAAATTTCGGCTAAAGCCAATGAAATCTGGATTATTATATTTGAGTGAGCTAAAGCCCACTCCTCCTGATGTCAATAATGATAAAAAGGCCACCGGAAAATTCCGGTGACCCATTACAAAAAACAAGTGTATAAAAAAATATACTATATCATTATTTTCTCCAAAACAGATTCCCGTCATTCATCAGGGCTTCTATCGGTGAGATTCTGGAAACAGCTTCTGCAGAACATGACGCATCAGCCAAAACAATAGCCGCCTCATCTCCGGGCTTCGGCCATTGCTGGTTTCCTTTATCATCCAAAGGAAGAATACTTTGAGTGGCAAACTGTAAAGCCCTTGACAATGCAAATTCTGTGGCATAACCATATAATTCTGCAATAAGATTTGCTTTCTGAAGCATGTTGCCAGATCCGAAAGTACTCCAATAGTCCTGTACATTATCATTTCCTACTAAAACATTTACCCCATATTTCTTCAATGTCGGAACAGGCATAATGGTTCCTCTGAAAGGTATCGATGATGCGATTCCCACTTTACCTTCTGCCAGTCTTTCAGCAATCTGCTCTGTTTCTTTTGGTGAAAGATGTCCCAGCGCAAAAGCATGGCTTACAAAAGTCTTACCTTGTAATTCAGGATTCTCGATTGCTTTATCGATAAGATAATTGATGGTCTTTATTCCGGACTCTCCTGCTTCATGAAGATGGATATCAATTCCTTTATGATGATCTAACGCTAATTGTACAGTGAAATCCATTACCTTTTCAATACTTCCGTCGATACTGAACGGATCCAATCCCCCTATAAAATCAACACTTTTCATTTGTGCGGCTTCTTTCAGTAAAGGAACAGTATCCGTATAATAGATTCCATGTTGAGGAAAGGCGACCAATTCTGTTTTAAAAGAATCTTTCTTACTGTTCAGGGCCTGTTCCAGATGCTCCAGAGATTTCAATCCTGAAGTGGGGTCAATATTGAAATGGGTTCTGACAAAATGGGTTCCGTAATGCTGTAATAAACTGATCAGCTGCTCTGCTCTTTCCACTGAAGTCTTCAACAGTTCAGGGATGATTTCCTGTTCGTAGGCAATCATATCCTTCACCGTTTTTCTTTTTGGGGAAAGCGTTTGCCATGGAAGTCCGTACCATGTTTTATCCAAATGGATATGCATATCTCTGAAAGCCGGAAGCATCAGATATCCTTTCGCATCAATTGCGTTAGAAGAATGTTCGTTAGATTTTACTGCTTGTATTTTCCCGTCTTCAATTTCGATACTGAAAAGATCTGTTTTTGTTCCGGTTACCTCTTCATTTTCGTATTCAAAACCTGTTTCCAGGCGGACATTTTTCAGGGAATATTTTCCTTTTGCAGTTAATTGATAGGGAAATTGCATGATGTAATATTTTAACAATACAAAATTACACCAGCTTGTATTCAAAACCGGTGTATCAATTATGTCTTGTTTTGTACAGATTATTCTTTAAACTGAGAAGGCGTCATCCCTGTTTGTGCTTTGAAGAATTTTGAAAAGCTGGCATGGTCGTAAAAGCCAAGATCATATACAATGTCTTTCACAGACATTTCCGAGACTTTCAAAAGCCGTTTTGCTTCCAGTAAAATACGGTCCTGAATCAATGACGAAGCGGAGGAATTCAGGTTCTTCTTGCAGACAATATTCAGATAATTGGCAGAAATGTTCAGCTTATCAGCATAGAAAGATACGGACCTTTCCGTTTTAAAATGCTCATCAATCAGCTGCAAAAATCTGGAGATGATAGGATTGGAATGATACATTTCAAAATCTTTAAAGGCACCTTCCATACACTGGCTTACCAATAGCCCAATAAGCTCACTCCTTTTCTGGATAAGCTCCCAAAAGACTTTTTCGCCTGTCAGTTCTTTTTGAATAGCTTTAAATTCATACCGGAAAGTTTCAAAAACGTCCTTTGAAAGGTTAATAACCGGATGATTCTGGTAATAAGAAGCGGAAAACCTCAATGAAGGCAGAAAGCTTTCAAACCAATCCCTGCTGATCATCAGCTGGTATCCTATCGTTTCCTTTTCAATAACCCATTGATGAACCTGATCCGGAAAAACAAGATGAATCTGATGGTTTTTTATCTGATATTCCGTAAAATCTATCGTGTGGGAACCTACTCCGTGCTCAAAAAGGTTGATGATAAAAAAATCGTGTTTATGGGGATCATCGATGGAACGTGCCCCGTAAAGTTCATTAAACAACAAATTACAGCCCATAAGCTGATTTTCGCTGAACTCCTGAATTCCTAAAATAGGAAAATGATCTGTATGATAACTCACACTACCTTAATTTCTCTTAAAATTAATAAAATTCCCCGGAGAAAAATTAAAATAACCACAAAAGAAACAAATCCCGAGTCTTTTGTGGTTAAATATCAACTAAATTATATGTCTGAAATTTCTACTGTTTGATCAAAATCCGGCGTTAAGATCTTAAGATTGCGGCAATCTCTTTAAAACCCAATGATTCTGCATGCTGCAAAGGCATTTTTCCAGAATGGTCAGGAATATTGAGATCCGCACCGTTATCTTTTAAGATCTGTACAATTTCCTGATATTTTTGCGAGCCGTTTCCAAGAATTACGGCTTCCATTAAGGCGGTCCAGCCTAAACGGTTAACATGATTGACCGGGAAGCCTTTTGTTTTCACCAATACTTTCACCGTTTCCACATGTCCACGCTCACAGGCAGGAATCAAAGCGGTACCGTTATACCTGTTGAAAACATCAAAACGCGCTCCGTTTTCCAGAAATAATCTGACCAATTCTGTTTGTCCACTTGCTCCGGCATACAAAAACGGACTGTCCAGCTGCTTATCCTGAAGGTTAACATCTGCTTTATGGGAAATCAGAAGCTTTGCCATTTCCGGTTTATTTTCCAGGGTAGCTATCAAAAGTAAAGAACGTCCTTTTTTGTCCTGGGTATTCACATCAGTACCGTTCTCCAAAGCCGACTTTACGCCAGTAAGATCATTTTTCTTTACCAGATCTGTAATACGGGTCTGTTGCATAATATTTTCTTTTGAATGACTATCAGATTTCACTTCACAGGCATTCAGGCTTCCAAACGCCAAAAGAAATACCAGGATTTTCATAGCTTTTCATTTTTGAGGTTAATGATTAAAAAACAACATTTCCCTGATGTACCAGTGATTCCACATTTGAAATTCTTGATACAGCTTCTGCTGAGCAGCTTGCATTCAGCAATACAAAGTTGGCCGGGTCTCCGGCTTTAGGCCATTGCTGAGTTCCTTTATCATCCAATGGAAGTACGTTCCCTGTAGCGAGTTTTAAACTTCTAGATAAGGCAAACTCTGTAGAATATCCATATACCTGGGCCATTAAATTAGCCTTTTCCAGAACACTTCCGGTTCCGAATGTATTCCAATGGTCTACAATACTGTCATTCCCCGTCAGTACCGTTACATTATGTTTGTATAAAGTCGGAATCGGCATTACCAGTCTTCCGAAAGGAATGGTAGAAACAATTCCGATCTGAGCCTCAGCTAATTTTT encodes the following:
- a CDS encoding amidohydrolase family protein — translated: MQFPYQLTAKGKYSLKNVRLETGFEYENEEVTGTKTDLFSIEIEDGKIQAVKSNEHSSNAIDAKGYLMLPAFRDMHIHLDKTWYGLPWQTLSPKRKTVKDMIAYEQEIIPELLKTSVERAEQLISLLQHYGTHFVRTHFNIDPTSGLKSLEHLEQALNSKKDSFKTELVAFPQHGIYYTDTVPLLKEAAQMKSVDFIGGLDPFSIDGSIEKVMDFTVQLALDHHKGIDIHLHEAGESGIKTINYLIDKAIENPELQGKTFVSHAFALGHLSPKETEQIAERLAEGKVGIASSIPFRGTIMPVPTLKKYGVNVLVGNDNVQDYWSTFGSGNMLQKANLIAELYGYATEFALSRALQFATQSILPLDDKGNQQWPKPGDEAAIVLADASCSAEAVSRISPIEALMNDGNLFWRK
- a CDS encoding helix-turn-helix domain-containing protein, which translates into the protein MSYHTDHFPILGIQEFSENQLMGCNLLFNELYGARSIDDPHKHDFFIINLFEHGVGSHTIDFTEYQIKNHQIHLVFPDQVHQWVIEKETIGYQLMISRDWFESFLPSLRFSASYYQNHPVINLSKDVFETFRYEFKAIQKELTGEKVFWELIQKRSELIGLLVSQCMEGAFKDFEMYHSNPIISRFLQLIDEHFKTERSVSFYADKLNISANYLNIVCKKNLNSSASSLIQDRILLEAKRLLKVSEMSVKDIVYDLGFYDHASFSKFFKAQTGMTPSQFKE
- a CDS encoding ankyrin repeat domain-containing protein, producing MKILVFLLAFGSLNACEVKSDSHSKENIMQQTRITDLVKKNDLTGVKSALENGTDVNTQDKKGRSLLLIATLENKPEMAKLLISHKADVNLQDKQLDSPFLYAGASGQTELVRLFLENGARFDVFNRYNGTALIPACERGHVETVKVLVKTKGFPVNHVNRLGWTALMEAVILGNGSQKYQEIVQILKDNGADLNIPDHSGKMPLQHAESLGFKEIAAILRS